The following proteins come from a genomic window of Daphnia carinata strain CSIRO-1 chromosome 6, CSIRO_AGI_Dcar_HiC_V3, whole genome shotgun sequence:
- the LOC130699681 gene encoding uncharacterized protein LOC130699681, giving the protein MGSSSSSMSNSRSRSTGAAYTKKLYFDPEADSSEGRDYWITDAELRETLSELVDVTERIVEVRYYKHPLGAWQLTDHLLHHAFIVFETNAWWWSIEKNDEGVTIQRSKDFDSVCYRYRRSKRKTSIGKGVEMVKKASGSTTVMELINHIWRKNYLNQEYDALSYNCQHFADLIYEFI; this is encoded by the coding sequence ATGGGATCGTCAAGCTCGTCCATGTCAAACTCACGATCCAGGAGTACCGGTGCGGCTTAcacgaaaaaattgtattttgatCCTGAGGCCGATTCGTCCGAGGGTCGTGATTATTGGATAACTGATGCTGAATTACGTGAAACACTGTCAGAGCTGGTCGACGTCACAGAGCGCATTGTTGAGGTTAGGTATTACAAGCACCCACTAGGCGCGTGGCAGTTGACGGACCATTTGTTGCATCACGCTTTCATTGTATTCGAAACGAACGCGTGGTGGTGGTCCATCGAGAAAAACGACGAAGGCGTCACCATTCAGCGATCAAAGGACTTTGACAGCGTTTGCTATAGGTACAGGCGATCCAAGCGTAAGACTAGCATTGGAAAAGGTGTTGAAATGGTGAAAAAAGCATCTGGAAGCACGACAGTGATGGAGCTGATTAATCACATTTGGAGGAAAAATTATCTAAATCAGGAATACGACGCTCTGTCGTACAACTGCCAACACTTTGCTGATTTGATTTATGAGTTCATTTAA
- the LOC130699663 gene encoding uncharacterized protein LOC130699663: protein MPNEYHFEAILQTGDVSKYYPCKECKQQTFLDTIEIIECITTSSLRYSTVKNVSAIPILEQENASMGHLVISPSQLQPLEEKNSLMLCLMASVENENRGPVCGHNDDVTLGENESVGRLVGTKPKDYEESLYIPRRVKFAFGKSRKSCPLHKCFIADLAKRLECPEEKLSGECRISLQGQIEWLGDTNLKRRNKIWENIAQMNDQTSGEIEEESHLIEFDERCKKIWKTITEIIDSAPGVIYDESHLIWCEEKLNEHPVVIICGVAGTGKSTLLSHYYSEIKKKKPDCWVIRLNLVEHADAILKLDRSTPDLIGFLIDDMHVIDSKSPFSRSLLNDRYDTGKLIVFMFDGYDEIGEECQEIVIQMMKSIQKKGIQLYVTTRSHMAHHLQYELCQLAYYLENFNKEDQISCLAKYWKKELKLEDRKIEEFAELLVDRVSDTLKDEERAFIGIPLQCRILAECYQQNVDDVVRSNAENEVTRQSGELASQKLLALLDDQQFDLVSLYSKLMGKKRNIFLLEKTNTSKSDDIKDDAITILLKKIESRLTKWAVETIITKPNILEMFWPAKISHKSSDDVAHVESVLAKNALKFGLTFSNGDGMRPQFLHRTFAEYLVAKYLYKGFHPDDNRHNKLLENESIRKLIVNKILASKEYDGVQVFFDGMVKTLVDENEEWSKKINDRKLPDRFTKMMTHESEDVQPYFEKAIHFSILNWKGNIFRLFCDCLDATFEKHQVSQFVMRSLIGWSPDFYSRTFFEESKFFKRFINYFGIDPRDQNVFLTDDYRTSMTIERLVGHMFPDSVFQLKKNRDGHLETLDDLLEFLDQRNVAFDKYLRRLESSEDDRIKNALLYLICHDKYRSNLKRFLALLSKSEAYSDDTKFANLLIIVFQSEKQLMTGRIAETLTILDGLGRSSLLVQLTGEVLSKDPEAFQNIYQPCRLAEEDAIPTKLAILLERDSYDMTLLHRAAFYGDVNIVEQILARFRQLKLRKFKKAVPKVMLQGFTPFYFAMVKNHKEVCSKLLAFVKDIFPNAVTGELTELNRSIRQSLDHAMKSENVEMFQLILNVVKKELGHACLLHLVTTTSTFPGDSIFDYCRSKKLFNAMVKIIVNRDDVVDYKCLHDLIFNKYRRAKSALERIDAENLQGLLSVEGAGPFTKRFITGDLEGDFVFLSSHLLENFDKTQLLDFVQTITIHAERAELRSSIWVVILGSKSTYLPGWELGARQVGAIVKCLTCVSNKLGGDCAKELLLHKDDRGYVVRHLSPKTVKLMLNCLPEKNQEEIKKEWKEKVSPMTHDTFIKEDSKVYGDSRHIALHYSDIFLFYLVYGSEMQLSNCVDILTSTCLIGRKQRSLWSYIFKYCPETKTNEILKSVSQIFGWEAVLLLLNHEMDGSPLLLKALLRGNDIDGRLDVLPVEKRNDIQLDIEQKAADFIDELFLHPETYFNVLDGPRFKRLTLLKFVIDYSNGRQREQFVHNITRVFEPQSLPESLPRVEHSIWTWVLLPERGEKIPFGIVELDTFLKRVSEKLGTKAVKELVLHEFRNQPFIYFFVEGEYRGVAHVMLAHLDAIDRTQICSQIDEFLRR, encoded by the exons tttttggATACAATTGAAATAATTGAGTGCATTACCACATCATCGCTGAGATATTCAACTGTCAAAAACGTTTCAGCCATTCCAATATTGGAACAGGAAAATGCATCAATGGGCCACCTGGTGATATCACCTAGTCAATTACAACCCCTAGAAGAA AAAAACAGTCTGATGCTTTGCCTAATGGCATcggtagaaaatgaaaatcgtgGGCCAGTGTGTGGCCACAATGACGATGTCACCCTAGGGGAGAATGAATCTGTTGGGCGTTTAGTTGGAACTAAACCGAAAGATTACGAGGAATCCCTCTACATCCCGAGGCGagtgaaatttgcatttgGCAAATCGCGCAAATCGTGCCCTTTGcacaaatgttttatagcTGATCTAGCCAAGCGTTTGGAATGTCCTGAGGAAAAACTAAGCGGGGAATGCAGAATCAGTTTGCAGGGCCAAATCGAGTGGTTGGGCGATACTAATCTCAAACGCCGCAATAAAATTTGGGAAAACATAGCACAAATGAACGACCAAACGTCAGGCGAAATTGAAGAAGAGAGCCATTTGATTGAGTTTGACGAGCGctgcaaaaaaatttggaaaaccATAACAGAAATAATCGATTCAGCGCCAGGCGTAATTTATGACGAGAGCCATTTGATTTGGTGTGAGGAGAAGCTGAATGAGCATCCAGTTGTCATCATATGTGGAGTGGCTGGAACAGGCAAATCGACTCTCCTCTCCCACTACTACagtgaaataaagaagaagaaacctgACTGTTGGGTTATCAGATTGAATTTAGTTGAACATGCTGACGCCATATTGAAACTCGATAGAAGCACACCTGATTTGATTGGATTTCTCATCGATGATATGCACGTCATCGACAGTAAAAGCCCGTTTTCTCGCTCGTTGCTGAACGACCGGTACGATACGGGCAAGCTGATCGTTTTCATGTTCGATGGCTACGATGAAATCGGTGAAGAATGCCAAGAAATTGTGATCCAAATGATGAAGTCCATTCAAAAGAAGGGCATTCAATTGTACGTCACTACCCGCTCCCACATGGCCCACCATCTGCAATACGAATTGTGTCAGTTGGCTTATTATTTGGAAAATTTCAACAAAGAGGACCAGATCAGTTGCCTGGCCAAGTATTggaagaaagaattgaaactGGAAGATAGA aagatcGAGGAATTTGCAGAATTGCTAGTGGATCGGGT ATCGGATACTctgaaagacgaagaaagagcCTTCATCGGAATCCCTTTGCAATGCAGAATTCTCGCCGAATGCTACCAGCAAAATGTTGACGATGTTGTGCGAAGCAATGCTGAAAATGAAGTAACTCGACAATCTGGTGAATTGGCATCCCAAAAACTGTTGGCGTTACTTGACGATCAGCAATTCGATTTAGTTAGTCTGTACAGCAAattgatgggaaaaaaacgCAATATATTTCTATTGGAAAAAACCAACACTTCCAAATCCGATGATATAAAGGATGACGCTATTACGATTTTGCTGAAGAAAATCGAGTCTCGTCTAACTAAATGGGCAGTGGAAACCATCATCACTAAACCAAATATCCTTGAAATGTTTTGGCCAGCGAAAATTTCGCACAAATCCAGCGATGATGTGGCTCATGTAGAAAGTGTTCTTGCGAAAAACGCGCTGAAATTTGGGTTAACGTTTTCGAATGGAGATGGAATGCGACCTCAGTTCTTGCACCGGACTTTTGCCGAATATTTAGTCGCCAAATATCTTTACAAAGGATTTCATCCCGATGACAACCGTCACAACAAACTGCtggaaaatgaatccattcgaaaATTGATTGTGAACAAAATCTTGGCCTCCAAGGAATACGACGGAGTTCAAGTGTTTTTCGATGGCATGGTGAAGACTTTGGTCGATGAGAATGAAGAATGGAGTAAGAAAATTAATGATCGTAAATTACCGGATCGATTCACGAAGATGATGACACACGAGAGCGAGGACGTCCAACCTTACTTTGAGAAGGCCatccatttttctattttgaattgGAAAGGCAACATATTCCGATTGTTTTGTGACTGTCTTGATGCCACATTCGAAAAACATCAAGTTTCTCAATTTGTAATGAGGTCCTTAATCGGATGGTCACCCGATTTTTATTCGCGCactttttttgaagaaagcaAGTTCTTTAAACGATTCATCAATTATTTCGGCATCGATCCACGCGACCAGAATGTGTTTCTTACAGATGACTACCGTACGTCTATGACTATAGAACGTCTTGTTGGACATATGTTCCCAGATAGTGTTTTtcagttaaagaaaaaccgggACGGGCACCTGGAAACGTTGGATGACCTTCTTGAGTTTTTGGATCAACGGAATGTGGCTTTCGATAAATATCTCCGTCGTCTGGAGTCCTCTGAAGATGACCGAATCAAAAATGCTTTGTTATATTTGATTTGTCACGACAAATATCGTAGTAATCTGAAAAGATTTCTCGCGCTTTTGTCCAAATCGGAAGCTTATTCGGACGATACGAAGTTCGCCAACTTGTTAATTATAGTTTTCCAGTCTGAAAAACAACTGATGACTGGGCGAATTGCCGAAACCCTGACTATTTTAGACGGACTAGGTCGGTCTAGTCTTCTCGTTCAACTTACCGGCGAAGTTTTATCAAAAGATCCGGAAGCATTTCAGAATATTTACCAACCGTGTCGACTAGCAGAAGAGGACGCCATCCCGACGAAACTCGCCATCCTATTGGAAAGGGATTCTTATGACATGACTCTTCTTCATCGAGCAGCGTTCTACGGAGACGTCAACATAGTCGAGCAAATATTAGCAAGATTTCGCCAGCTGAAACtcagaaaatttaaaaaagcaGTGCCCAAGGTGATGCTTCAAGGTTTCACTCCGTTTTACTTTGCCATGGTTAAAAATCACAAGGAAGTCTGTTCCAAACTGTTGGCCTTTGTCAAAGACATATTTCCCAACGCAGTGACGGGCGAGTTAACCGAGTTAAACAGATCCATTCGCCAGTCACTTGATCACGCCATGAAATCGGAAAATGTAGAAATGTTTCAACTGATATTGAACGTCGTCAAGAAAGAATTAGGACATGCTTGTCTCCTTCACCTGGTAACAACCACATCTACATTTCCTGGAGATTCTATTTTCGATTACTGCAGGtcgaaaaaattattcaacgCCATGGTGAAGATCATCGTCAATCGAGACGACGTTGTAGACTACAAATGTTTGCATGACCTGATTTTCAACAAATACAGAAGAGCAAAGAGTGCTTTAGAACGCATTGATGCCGAAAATCTGCAGGGGTTGTTATCAGTAGAAGGCGCTGGTCCCTTTACCAAGCGTTTTATTACGGGTGACCTAGAGGgggatttcgtttttttgtcaagtCATCTGTTAGAGAATTTTGACAAAACACAACTCTTGGATTTCGTGCAAACGATTACCATTCACGCCGAACGAGCTGAGCTGAGGAGCAGCATTTGGGTAGTCATCCTAGGATCGAAATCCACTTATTTACCTGGATGGGAACTGGGTGCAAGGCAAGTCGGAGCCATTGTAAAGTGTTTGACTTGCGTATCGAATAAACTCGGAGGTGATTGCGCTAAAGAATTGTTGCTCCACAAAGACGATCGTGGCTACGTTGTTCGTCATCTGTCGCCAAAAACCGTTAAACTCATGTTGAATTGTTTACCAGAGAAAAACCAagaggaaattaaaaaggagtGGAAGGAAAAGGTTTCGCCAATGACACACGACACGTTCATCAAAGAGGACTCTAAGGTTTACGGGGATAGCCGGCATATCGCCTTACATTACAGTgatattttcctattttactTGGTTTATGGCAGTGAAATGCAACTCAGCAATTGCGTCGATATTCTCACATCGACTTGTTTGATTGGCAGAAAACAGCGCAGTCTATGGAGTTACATCTTTAAATATTGTCCGGAAACGAAGACGAACGAAATATTGAAATCTGTTTCGCAAATTTTCGGTTGGGAGGCcgtgctgttgttgctgaaccaCGAAATGGATGGATCTCCTCTCTTACTGAAAGCTTTGTTGAGGGGAAATGACATTGACGGACGGCTGGATGTGTTACCAgtagaaaaacgaaatgacaTTCAACTAGATATTGAACAAAAAGCTGCCGATTTCATTGATGAATTGTTTCTCCATCCCGAGACCTATTTCAACGTACTGGATGGACCACGTTTCAAACGACTAacccttttaaaatttgtaatcGATTACAGTAATGGCAGACAACGTGAACAGTTTGTACACAATATCACGAGAGTATTCGAACCACAATCTCTCCCTGAATCGTTACCACGTGTAGAGCACAGTATATGGACTTGGGTTTTACTCCCTGAACGCGGGGAAAAAATTCCTTTTGGCATTGTAGAACTGGacacatttttaaaacgcGTTTCCGAAAAACTGGGTACAAAAGCCGTCAAGGAGTTGGTGCTCCATGAATTCAGAAATCAACcattcatatatttttttgtggaaGGAGAGTACAGGGGTGTAGCTCATGTGATGCTCGCCCATTTGGATGCAATTGATCGCACACAGATTTGTAGTCAAATCGATGAATTTTTGCGACGATAA